Proteins encoded together in one Candidatus Sulfotelmatobacter sp. window:
- a CDS encoding protein kinase → MSNQPAKIGKYDILRLIGRGGMGVVYEALDPKLERHVAIKMILGATPGLLARFDREARSTGSLQHQNIVTIYEFGDQDGSPYLVMEYLEGMSLDAALSSGRKLSLATKLSICVDVCNGLNYAHDRGIIHRDIKPGNIMLLEDGNVKIVDFGIARIGDTGASHTEVVGSLHYMSPEQFQSQPLDRRTDIFSTGVVLYQMLTGTLPFQASGGEAAVMYRIIHEDPAPLSSYLQDYPAELDEILRKVLAKNRDQRYTSARDLSFDLMAVMEREKHEEVAAWMKRADLAMQRTEWSKAEDCLRQVLKVDKNHTPAHQLLSHVQLRIREQKKVDQVRQLRMQADEAFLERRYDEALRTIEQAVAIDETNKDLIKLRAAIQEAKSRAMRFKLALRRAEEAHRASDLEEAKLAVREALEIDPTETSAKALQMVILKQVEEQDRQQRLRMLFDNARDQISARNLTAAFQMLKEAEQMDPASVELYSLMKVVSAAREEQLRKQEMERFTREIEEALNREDYAAAVAVASEGLQRYPREQGLSRLKALAETQQQRAQMKAYARDQFLAANGLLESGRSGEALSAIENALRTIPGDAQLERLRGIVKDRLEAEEAEERKRQLLEHAQELVVAEQFDHALRILESAQRDFSGSEEVDLLLNRVRAKASTAKAVRHALERAHQLLSQGNAEQAVQFLEDRTLELSDARLFDLLEQAREQREQFRAGLQRAIEEGKRILETQGATEAARHLAVQPAKYREITAFRALAEVVAHRVAWEALDQELMGKTDPDSQVRLAEAALRANPGNEEIKKRLVTVRSRKEQIAALAGKARALESSGEYTEAAKQLQSLRQLYSQYPGLESEIRRLERLEEQRVLDSVRRQQEQFRLAVQTAIEEGTRILHRQGVAEATKYLGAQPVRYQETPDFKTFSEMVLRRAAWEALDRDLAGKTDADEQIRLAEAALRQSPANEEIKKKLATLRSRKDRINAIAAKARTLEEAGHYGDAAGELEQLRQIHAQYPNIDSEIARLGRLEEQRRAEEARRELDLFQLGVRKAIEEARGILEGEGAVEAGRHLAAQPARYREVTEFRTLAEIVAARMASEALEQELLRKPDPESQVRAAEAALGENPGNEAIQAILTAARSRRYRIRAITEKAGKLEASRQYSEAAKQLEQVRQILPQYPNLELEIRRLERLEEQRALEVARREAEEFQAAVRSAAQEGQRILQERGVAEAETYLRTQAAKYRETPELRGLAEIVARRAAWEALDRDLAGNTDPEAQIRLAEGALRESPGNEEIRKRLAALRDREEQINAIAEKVRALEESWRYGDGAKELQRLRQLYPQYRNIDSEIQRLERLDEQQRAEEARRAAKRFEASVRAVVDEGKSILQKQGALEAARYLSAQPASYREVVEFSGLAEVVAQSVASAALEQELLRQPDPEAQVRMAETVVRENPGNEDLKKKLAATRSRRDRIQAIAQKARTLEGSQQYGEAAKELERLRELHPGYPNLESEIRRLERLEERRVLEVARREAEQFQAAVRGAIEEGQRILQTRGGADAARYLTTQTQKCRETPEFQVFAAAVAKRAACEALDHNLAASFDPEAQVRAAEISFRENPGNEEIKKRFAALRSRRDQVEAIAEKARALEGSQKYGRAAKELQRMRQVYAEYPGLESEIRRLDGLEEESKRPRRKVETAKLKAETPVFEPPAHLETTEKELGATVIMGRLPAAKAQTDLAKATPTEEGRAFSVVPGAAEEVLPSPRFSPKIWLIAAAVVVVLASIGIVYRISSRPADVLVGVNPTPEDSTVVIDGSACPIPCQRRLSVGEHRVMADHAGYKRAIETIQVKSGASPNFSVNLAPINLAPGEASTGNVSTRNGGQTTATKSGGQDRNARVPASHDSATAAASISQGSTGESPTISARVVSPAANVPATLSATQPNPPATPPKATEVIDSEGPEWAKVESTNDMAALQGFLNSFPKGKDAQQAQSKLDKLVAGSTSEAELKAFSTRFPNTPAGAAAKSRTESMAAEAGKKEQDRQAILGMLQQYRTAFESLDLKALRGIYPEWASRKATQNKFKNTASVKVTLNYEAPNINGEQANVRVTQKVDWKQKGGAQSSDETPPLTWQLIKKDGRWLIQAGP, encoded by the coding sequence TTGTCGAATCAGCCGGCAAAGATCGGGAAATACGACATCCTGCGCCTGATCGGGCGCGGGGGCATGGGCGTGGTGTACGAGGCGCTGGATCCGAAGCTGGAGCGGCACGTTGCGATCAAGATGATCCTGGGGGCCACCCCGGGACTGCTGGCGAGATTCGACCGGGAGGCGCGGTCGACCGGCAGCTTACAGCACCAGAATATCGTCACCATCTACGAATTTGGCGATCAGGACGGAAGCCCTTACCTGGTGATGGAGTATCTGGAGGGGATGAGTCTGGATGCCGCGCTCTCCTCGGGGCGGAAGCTAAGCCTGGCGACCAAACTCAGCATTTGCGTGGATGTGTGCAACGGGCTGAACTATGCGCACGACCGCGGCATTATTCATCGCGACATCAAGCCGGGCAACATCATGTTGCTGGAAGACGGCAACGTGAAGATCGTGGATTTTGGGATCGCGCGCATCGGGGATACCGGCGCCAGCCACACCGAGGTTGTGGGCAGCCTGCACTATATGTCGCCGGAGCAGTTTCAAAGTCAGCCGCTGGACCGGCGAACTGATATTTTTTCCACCGGGGTGGTTTTGTATCAAATGCTGACGGGCACCCTTCCGTTCCAGGCGTCGGGCGGCGAGGCGGCCGTAATGTATCGAATTATCCATGAAGACCCGGCGCCGCTGAGTTCCTACCTGCAAGATTATCCGGCGGAGTTAGATGAGATTCTGCGCAAAGTTCTGGCCAAGAACCGCGACCAGCGCTATACCAGCGCGCGCGATCTCTCGTTCGATCTGATGGCGGTGATGGAGCGGGAGAAGCACGAAGAAGTCGCCGCCTGGATGAAGCGGGCCGACCTGGCGATGCAGAGGACGGAGTGGAGCAAGGCCGAAGACTGCCTGCGGCAGGTGCTGAAGGTCGATAAGAACCATACTCCCGCGCACCAGTTGCTGAGTCATGTGCAGCTGCGGATTCGCGAGCAGAAGAAAGTCGATCAGGTTCGCCAGTTGCGGATGCAGGCGGACGAGGCGTTTCTGGAGCGGCGCTACGACGAAGCGTTGCGGACGATTGAGCAGGCCGTAGCCATCGACGAAACCAATAAGGATCTGATCAAACTTCGAGCCGCGATTCAGGAAGCGAAGTCGCGGGCGATGCGGTTCAAGCTGGCGCTGCGGCGGGCGGAAGAAGCGCACCGGGCAAGCGATCTGGAAGAAGCGAAGCTGGCGGTTCGGGAAGCGCTGGAGATCGATCCGACGGAGACGTCTGCGAAAGCGCTCCAAATGGTGATTCTGAAACAGGTGGAGGAACAGGATCGGCAGCAGCGGCTGCGAATGCTGTTTGACAATGCGAGGGACCAGATCTCGGCGCGGAATTTGACGGCCGCATTCCAAATGCTGAAAGAAGCGGAGCAGATGGACCCGGCGTCGGTGGAGTTGTATTCGCTGATGAAAGTGGTCAGCGCCGCGCGCGAAGAACAACTCCGCAAGCAGGAAATGGAAAGGTTTACTCGCGAGATCGAGGAGGCGCTGAACCGCGAGGACTATGCCGCAGCCGTCGCCGTAGCAAGTGAAGGATTGCAACGCTATCCGCGCGAACAGGGATTGTCGCGGCTGAAGGCACTGGCAGAGACGCAGCAGCAGCGGGCGCAGATGAAAGCGTATGCACGCGATCAATTTCTCGCCGCGAATGGACTGCTGGAATCCGGGAGATCGGGCGAGGCGTTGTCGGCGATTGAAAATGCGCTGCGTACGATTCCGGGGGACGCGCAACTGGAGAGGTTGCGAGGCATTGTCAAAGATCGGCTGGAGGCGGAGGAGGCGGAGGAGCGAAAGCGCCAATTGCTGGAGCACGCGCAGGAGTTGGTCGTAGCTGAACAGTTCGACCATGCGCTGCGGATTTTGGAGAGCGCGCAACGAGATTTTTCGGGCTCAGAAGAAGTTGACTTACTGCTGAACCGCGTGCGGGCCAAAGCGTCCACGGCGAAAGCGGTGCGGCACGCGCTGGAGCGGGCCCATCAACTTCTGAGTCAGGGCAACGCGGAACAGGCGGTGCAGTTTCTCGAGGACAGGACGCTGGAGCTTTCCGATGCCCGCCTTTTCGATTTGCTGGAGCAGGCGCGGGAGCAGCGGGAACAATTCCGAGCGGGATTGCAGCGAGCGATCGAGGAAGGCAAACGAATCCTCGAGACGCAGGGCGCGACGGAAGCGGCTCGACATCTGGCGGTGCAGCCGGCGAAATATCGCGAGATCACCGCTTTCCGCGCGCTGGCGGAAGTGGTTGCGCATCGCGTGGCCTGGGAGGCGTTGGATCAGGAGTTGATGGGCAAGACAGATCCGGATTCGCAAGTTCGACTGGCCGAGGCGGCGCTGCGTGCCAATCCAGGCAATGAGGAGATCAAGAAGCGGCTGGTCACGGTGCGCAGCCGCAAGGAGCAGATCGCCGCGCTTGCAGGAAAAGCGCGTGCGCTGGAGAGCTCAGGAGAATACACCGAAGCCGCGAAACAGTTGCAGTCATTGCGGCAGCTGTACTCACAGTATCCCGGGCTGGAGTCGGAGATTCGGCGGTTGGAGCGTCTGGAAGAACAGCGGGTGCTGGACAGCGTGCGGCGGCAGCAAGAGCAGTTTCGTCTGGCCGTGCAGACTGCAATTGAAGAAGGCACGCGAATCCTGCATAGGCAAGGCGTTGCGGAAGCGACGAAATATCTGGGGGCGCAACCGGTACGGTACCAGGAGACGCCGGACTTTAAGACTTTTTCTGAGATGGTGCTCAGGCGCGCCGCTTGGGAGGCGCTGGACCGCGACCTTGCCGGTAAAACGGACGCGGATGAGCAGATTCGTTTAGCCGAGGCGGCACTGCGCCAGAGCCCGGCGAACGAAGAAATCAAGAAAAAACTGGCGACGCTGCGCAGCCGCAAGGATCGAATCAATGCGATTGCCGCCAAGGCCCGGACGCTGGAAGAGGCTGGGCACTATGGGGACGCCGCGGGAGAACTAGAACAGCTGCGACAGATTCATGCTCAATATCCCAATATCGATTCCGAAATTGCCCGGCTCGGGCGACTCGAAGAGCAAAGGCGGGCGGAGGAGGCGCGGCGCGAACTAGATCTCTTCCAGTTGGGCGTGCGCAAGGCGATCGAGGAAGCCAGGGGGATTCTCGAGGGAGAGGGAGCTGTAGAGGCGGGGCGGCATCTGGCGGCGCAGCCGGCGAGATATCGCGAGGTGACGGAATTTCGGACGCTGGCAGAAATTGTGGCGGCTCGGATGGCCAGCGAAGCTCTGGAACAGGAATTGTTGCGCAAGCCTGATCCGGAGTCGCAGGTTCGTGCGGCGGAGGCGGCGCTCGGAGAAAATCCAGGGAACGAGGCGATTCAGGCGATCCTCACGGCGGCGCGGAGCCGGCGATATCGGATTCGGGCGATCACAGAGAAAGCGGGCAAACTGGAAGCCTCGCGGCAATATAGCGAAGCCGCGAAGCAACTGGAGCAGGTGCGCCAGATTCTTCCGCAGTATCCCAATCTTGAATTGGAGATTCGTCGGCTGGAACGGCTCGAAGAGCAGCGGGCGCTGGAAGTTGCCCGGCGCGAAGCGGAGGAATTTCAAGCGGCGGTGCGAAGCGCGGCGCAAGAAGGCCAGCGCATTCTGCAAGAGCGCGGAGTCGCCGAGGCTGAAACATACTTGCGAACGCAAGCGGCAAAATACCGCGAGACGCCGGAGTTGCGGGGATTGGCCGAAATAGTAGCCAGGCGCGCGGCCTGGGAAGCGCTCGACCGCGATCTGGCGGGCAATACCGACCCCGAAGCGCAGATTCGTTTAGCCGAAGGGGCGCTGCGCGAGAGTCCGGGAAATGAGGAGATCAGAAAAAGACTGGCAGCGCTGCGCGACCGCGAGGAGCAGATCAATGCAATTGCAGAAAAAGTTCGCGCTCTGGAAGAGTCGTGGCGATATGGAGATGGCGCGAAGGAGTTGCAGCGGCTGCGGCAGCTTTATCCTCAATATCGCAATATCGATTCGGAAATCCAGCGACTGGAGCGGCTGGACGAACAGCAGCGGGCGGAGGAAGCACGGCGGGCGGCCAAGCGATTCGAGGCGAGCGTGCGCGCGGTGGTGGATGAAGGCAAAAGTATCCTACAAAAACAGGGAGCATTGGAGGCGGCCCGATATTTGAGCGCGCAGCCGGCAAGCTATCGCGAGGTGGTGGAGTTCAGTGGACTCGCGGAAGTAGTTGCGCAAAGCGTCGCCAGCGCTGCGCTGGAGCAGGAACTTTTGCGCCAGCCCGATCCGGAGGCACAGGTCCGGATGGCGGAAACGGTGGTTCGAGAAAATCCGGGAAATGAGGACTTAAAGAAGAAGCTGGCGGCAACGCGCAGCCGACGGGATCGGATTCAAGCGATTGCGCAGAAGGCGCGGACGCTGGAAGGCTCGCAGCAATACGGTGAAGCCGCGAAAGAGCTGGAGCGATTGCGTGAGCTTCATCCCGGGTATCCCAATCTCGAGTCGGAGATTCGGCGGCTGGAGCGACTCGAGGAGCGGCGGGTGCTGGAGGTTGCCCGGCGCGAAGCGGAGCAGTTTCAAGCGGCGGTACGAGGCGCAATCGAGGAAGGCCAGCGAATTCTACAGACGCGCGGAGGAGCGGACGCAGCGCGTTATCTGACCACGCAAACGCAGAAGTGTCGGGAGACCCCGGAGTTCCAGGTGTTTGCCGCGGCGGTCGCCAAGCGCGCCGCCTGCGAGGCTCTCGACCATAACTTAGCGGCGAGCTTCGATCCGGAGGCGCAAGTTCGGGCGGCGGAGATCTCGTTCCGAGAGAATCCGGGCAACGAGGAGATCAAGAAAAGATTTGCTGCACTACGCAGTCGCCGGGACCAAGTGGAAGCCATTGCGGAAAAAGCGCGCGCGCTGGAAGGCTCGCAGAAATACGGAAGGGCCGCGAAGGAACTTCAGCGCATGCGCCAGGTCTATGCCGAATATCCGGGTCTGGAGTCGGAGATCCGGCGGTTGGACGGACTGGAAGAAGAATCGAAACGACCGCGGCGCAAGGTCGAAACCGCAAAGCTGAAAGCTGAGACGCCGGTGTTCGAGCCCCCCGCCCATCTTGAGACAACCGAGAAAGAACTGGGGGCCACGGTCATTATGGGCCGGCTTCCTGCGGCGAAGGCGCAGACCGATCTGGCGAAGGCGACGCCGACGGAGGAAGGGCGAGCATTTTCGGTGGTTCCGGGCGCGGCAGAAGAAGTTCTCCCGAGTCCGCGCTTTTCGCCGAAGATCTGGCTGATCGCCGCCGCGGTGGTTGTGGTGTTGGCGAGTATCGGGATCGTGTATCGAATTTCCAGCCGACCCGCCGATGTTCTGGTCGGCGTGAATCCCACTCCGGAGGACAGCACGGTGGTGATCGATGGCTCGGCGTGCCCGATTCCCTGTCAGCGGCGATTGTCGGTAGGAGAGCATAGGGTGATGGCAGACCACGCCGGCTACAAGCGCGCTATCGAAACGATTCAAGTTAAGAGTGGAGCCTCGCCGAATTTCTCCGTGAATCTCGCGCCCATCAATCTTGCCCCAGGCGAAGCATCTACCGGGAATGTTTCAACTCGGAATGGTGGGCAAACGACCGCAACGAAATCCGGCGGACAGGATCGCAATGCGAGAGTTCCGGCCTCACATGATTCCGCAACGGCGGCTGCATCTATAAGTCAAGGAAGCACAGGCGAGAGTCCGACGATCTCGGCCAGGGTAGTTTCGCCGGCAGCGAACGTTCCGGCAACGCTGTCCGCAACGCAGCCAAACCCTCCAGCGACTCCGCCGAAGGCGACGGAAGTGATTGACTCGGAAGGGCCGGAATGGGCGAAGGTCGAGTCTACGAATGATATGGCTGCGCTTCAGGGATTTCTAAACAGCTTCCCAAAAGGAAAAGATGCACAGCAAGCGCAGTCGAAGTTGGACAAACTGGTCGCCGGGAGCACATCGGAAGCGGAACTTAAAGCATTTTCCACCCGCTTTCCGAATACTCCGGCCGGGGCAGCGGCAAAAAGCCGGACGGAATCGATGGCGGCAGAAGCGGGGAAAAAAGAACAGGATCGCCAAGCCATCCTGGGAATGTTGCAGCAGTATCGAACCGCCTTTGAGAGCCTCGACTTGAAGGCTCTCAGAGGAATCTATCCAGAGTGGGCATCGCGCAAGGCGACCCAGAACAAGTTCAAGAACACCGCCTCGGTAAAGGTCACCTTAAACTATGAAGCGCCGAACATAAACGGCGAACAAGCTAATGTCAGAGTCACTCAAAAAGTGGACTGGAAACAAAAGGGCGGAGCGCAAAGCTCCGATGAAACCCCGCCGCTCACCTGGCAGTTGATTAAGAAAGATGGGCGCTGGCTGATTCAAGCCGGACCGTGA
- a CDS encoding TlpA disulfide reductase family protein, producing MRRPAHFQTALAACLLFTLSACYSGSRPPRIGSNAPELTVQDATNKVTLSQFRGQVVVLNFWATWCPPCIEELPSLMEMQRRMKAKGVTVLAVSVDVDEGKYRQFVKDHNVNLLTVRDPSGKSNQLFGTRLFPETYIIDRNGVMRRKFIGAVDWTEPEITDFLGKL from the coding sequence GTGCGACGCCCTGCTCATTTCCAAACTGCTTTAGCGGCATGCCTTTTGTTCACGCTTTCGGCGTGTTACAGCGGATCGCGGCCGCCCCGGATTGGGTCGAACGCGCCGGAGTTAACGGTTCAGGATGCGACGAATAAAGTCACGTTGAGCCAGTTTCGCGGACAGGTGGTAGTGCTGAATTTCTGGGCGACGTGGTGTCCACCGTGCATCGAGGAACTGCCGTCGCTGATGGAGATGCAGCGGCGCATGAAGGCGAAAGGCGTGACTGTACTCGCGGTCAGTGTGGATGTGGATGAGGGCAAGTATCGACAGTTTGTTAAAGATCACAACGTGAATCTGCTGACTGTGCGGGATCCGAGTGGGAAGAGTAATCAGCTGTTTGGCACGAGATTATTTCCGGAGACGTACATCATCGACCGCAACGGCGTAATGCGACGTAAGTTTATTGGGGCGGTGGATTGGACGGAGCCGGAGATTACGGATTTTCTGGGCAAGTTGTAG
- a CDS encoding heavy metal translocating P-type ATPase produces the protein MTSTNPSPALERDPVCGMSVNPATAKHFHEHAGEKYYFCCASCAEKFKTNPAAYLNNPASNLVMLGMPAKPAHSHAAKIAPTSEVRGPRSDVRSSDGSPPAYVCPMCPEVREPKPGACPSCGMALEPDVPVASTRTEYTCPMHPEIVRPGPGSCPICGMALEPRTITAAPEENPELVDMTRRFWIGVVLTTPLLAIAMGSMLWPQLLNDLNFISIVNAKLGQPWLSLPWLELVLATPVVLWCGLPFFQRFWTSLVNRSPNMFTLIGLGSGVAYVYSVVAILAPQIFPASLRGMGGYPDVYFEAAAAITTLVLLGQVMELRARSRTSAAIRALLDLSPKTARLVGPDGAEKDVSLETVRPGDRLRVRPGEKIPVDGTVLEGRSSVDESMITGESIPVEKEPGSKAIGATINSAGSFVMQAERVGSETLLARIVQLVGQAQRSRAPIQQLADRVAVWFVPTVVAVAAVTFLVWFFFGPQPRLAHALVNAVAVLIIACPCALGLATPMAIMVGTGRGAHAGVLIKNAEALETLEKVDTLVVDKTGTLTEGKPRVISMPDSVVNDPEILRLAASLEQASEHPLGSAIVAAAAERGMQLSQPQEFRSITGKGITGIVDGRRVAIGTMALMTEVGAQQKGVLIVGAGPGSTVLFIAIDGKYVGNFGVADQLKGSTPSALHDLKAAGLRIVMLTGDNKSVAETIASRLGIDEFEAEVLPERKLEIIRKLQQQGRVVAMAGDGINDAPALVQANVGVAMGTGTDVAMESGGITLVKGDLTGILRARKLSQATMRNIRQNLFFAFIYNALGVPLAAGVLYPFFGILLSPIFAAAAMSFSSVSVIANALRLRNAKL, from the coding sequence TTGACCTCCACGAACCCATCCCCGGCTCTCGAACGAGACCCCGTCTGCGGAATGAGCGTGAATCCCGCCACGGCCAAGCACTTCCACGAACACGCCGGGGAAAAATATTACTTTTGCTGCGCCAGCTGCGCGGAAAAATTCAAGACCAATCCCGCCGCATACCTGAACAATCCCGCGTCCAACTTGGTGATGCTCGGCATGCCGGCGAAGCCCGCCCATTCGCATGCCGCGAAAATCGCGCCAACGTCCGAGGTCCGAGGTCCGAGGTCTGACGTCCGATCTTCGGACGGAAGCCCGCCCGCCTACGTCTGCCCCATGTGCCCCGAGGTCCGTGAGCCGAAGCCCGGAGCCTGCCCCTCTTGCGGCATGGCCCTGGAGCCCGACGTCCCTGTCGCCTCCACGCGCACCGAATACACCTGCCCCATGCACCCTGAAATCGTGCGCCCCGGCCCCGGTTCCTGCCCCATCTGCGGCATGGCTCTCGAGCCTCGCACCATCACAGCGGCGCCAGAAGAAAATCCCGAACTCGTCGACATGACGCGGCGTTTCTGGATCGGCGTCGTGCTCACGACACCGCTACTCGCGATCGCGATGGGAAGCATGCTTTGGCCTCAGCTTCTCAACGACCTCAACTTCATCTCGATCGTGAACGCCAAGCTAGGCCAGCCTTGGCTGAGTCTGCCCTGGCTTGAATTGGTCCTTGCCACTCCGGTCGTCCTCTGGTGCGGCCTGCCATTCTTCCAGCGCTTCTGGACTTCGCTTGTGAACCGCAGCCCGAACATGTTTACCCTGATCGGCCTGGGCAGCGGAGTCGCCTATGTGTACAGCGTAGTAGCGATCCTCGCGCCGCAGATTTTTCCCGCGTCACTCCGCGGCATGGGCGGATACCCCGACGTCTATTTCGAAGCCGCCGCCGCCATCACCACGCTTGTTCTGCTCGGCCAGGTCATGGAACTTCGCGCCCGCAGCCGCACCAGCGCCGCCATCCGCGCCCTGCTCGACCTCAGCCCAAAAACAGCGCGTTTGGTCGGTCCCGACGGCGCTGAAAAAGATGTTTCTTTAGAAACAGTCCGGCCCGGCGACCGCCTCCGCGTCCGCCCAGGAGAGAAAATTCCCGTCGACGGCACCGTCCTCGAAGGCCGCAGCTCCGTCGACGAATCCATGATCACGGGCGAATCCATCCCCGTCGAGAAAGAGCCGGGCAGCAAAGCCATCGGGGCGACGATCAACTCAGCCGGATCGTTCGTCATGCAAGCCGAACGAGTCGGCTCTGAAACCTTGCTCGCGCGCATCGTGCAACTTGTAGGCCAGGCCCAGCGCAGCCGCGCTCCCATCCAGCAATTAGCTGATCGCGTTGCCGTCTGGTTCGTGCCGACTGTGGTCGCCGTCGCCGCCGTCACATTCCTCGTGTGGTTCTTCTTCGGCCCGCAACCACGGCTCGCGCATGCGCTCGTAAACGCGGTCGCAGTCCTGATCATCGCCTGCCCCTGCGCCCTCGGCCTCGCCACGCCTATGGCCATCATGGTCGGCACCGGACGCGGCGCCCACGCCGGTGTCCTGATCAAAAACGCCGAAGCCTTGGAAACGTTAGAGAAAGTTGACACGCTCGTCGTCGATAAAACCGGCACGCTCACCGAAGGCAAGCCGCGCGTCATAAGCATGCCCGATTCTGTGGTGAATGATCCGGAGATTCTTCGCCTCGCCGCCAGCCTCGAACAAGCCAGTGAACATCCGCTGGGCAGCGCCATCGTGGCGGCTGCAGCTGAGCGCGGAATGCAACTTTCGCAGCCGCAGGAGTTTCGCTCGATAACGGGGAAGGGAATCACTGGCATCGTCGACGGCCGCCGCGTCGCCATCGGCACGATGGCCCTGATGACCGAAGTCGGAGCACAGCAAAAAGGCGTTCTGATTGTGGGCGCCGGGCCTGGCAGCACGGTTCTCTTCATCGCCATTGACGGCAAATACGTCGGTAACTTCGGAGTAGCTGATCAGCTGAAGGGTTCTACGCCTTCCGCGCTGCACGATCTCAAAGCCGCGGGCCTTCGCATCGTGATGCTCACCGGCGACAACAAATCCGTTGCCGAAACGATTGCCTCACGGCTCGGCATCGATGAATTCGAAGCCGAAGTCCTACCGGAACGAAAACTAGAGATCATCCGCAAACTTCAGCAGCAGGGAAGAGTCGTCGCCATGGCTGGAGACGGCATCAACGACGCTCCCGCTCTCGTTCAAGCCAACGTGGGCGTCGCCATGGGCACCGGCACCGACGTGGCCATGGAAAGCGGCGGCATCACGCTCGTCAAAGGCGACCTCACCGGAATCCTCCGCGCCCGCAAACTCAGCCAGGCGACGATGCGCAACATTCGCCAGAATCTTTTCTTCGCCTTTATCTATAACGCCCTCGGAGTGCCGCTTGCGGCGGGCGTCCTCTACCCATTCTTCGGCATCCTGCTCAGCCCCATCTTCGCCGCCGCTGCCATGAGCTTCAGCTCCGTCAGCGTAATCGCCAACGCCCTCCGCCTGCGAAATGCAAAACTGTAG
- a CDS encoding glycosyltransferase family 2 protein → MAGTEIAPEQPLVSVIVPARNEEASLADCLQSLTTQSGVSFEIIVVDDHSTDRTREIAQSFAGVQVVEAAPLPDGWTGKNNAVNTGARHARGRWLLFTDADTVHLPGSIAAALKEAQENDAELLSYSPEQIAVTFWEMATLPVVFAELARRYPPKKVSDPNSPIAAANGQYILVRRETYDAVGGHAAVAKDILEDVALAHAVKNSGRKILFRYAADKVRTRMYRNFAQLREGWTKNLALLFPNPGRLAVRTLVLWAIPWALLMLHVGVANHSWPSWWDEAIVAAILMLTLRLRRASFTWDMEVLGAIFGMPMFAYLLLRSKIAHATGKVSWKGRIYGPPDPPGKDRIDIDSDSAKDRSTAELPDQAIAAGRLS, encoded by the coding sequence ATGGCCGGAACGGAAATCGCTCCAGAACAACCGCTGGTATCCGTCATCGTGCCCGCGCGCAACGAGGAAGCCTCGCTCGCCGACTGCCTGCAATCGCTCACCACACAGTCCGGCGTGTCTTTTGAAATCATTGTGGTCGATGACCACTCCACCGACCGCACCCGCGAAATCGCGCAATCATTCGCAGGAGTCCAAGTCGTCGAAGCCGCCCCACTCCCCGACGGCTGGACCGGCAAAAACAACGCCGTCAACACCGGCGCCCGCCACGCGCGCGGCCGGTGGCTCCTGTTCACCGACGCCGATACCGTGCATCTCCCCGGCTCGATCGCCGCCGCGCTAAAAGAAGCGCAAGAGAACGATGCCGAACTGCTCTCCTATTCGCCGGAACAAATCGCCGTCACTTTCTGGGAGATGGCGACTCTTCCGGTAGTCTTCGCCGAACTCGCCCGCCGATATCCGCCGAAAAAAGTAAGCGATCCAAACTCACCCATCGCCGCCGCCAACGGCCAATACATCCTCGTCCGCCGCGAAACCTATGACGCCGTAGGAGGCCATGCCGCCGTTGCAAAAGACATCCTCGAAGACGTCGCTCTGGCTCACGCCGTAAAAAACTCAGGCCGCAAAATTCTTTTCCGCTACGCCGCCGACAAAGTCCGCACCCGCATGTATCGCAATTTCGCACAACTCCGCGAAGGCTGGACCAAGAACCTCGCGCTCCTTTTTCCCAATCCCGGGCGGCTCGCTGTGAGGACGCTAGTTTTATGGGCAATCCCGTGGGCGCTCCTCATGCTTCATGTCGGCGTCGCGAATCATTCATGGCCTTCTTGGTGGGACGAGGCCATCGTCGCCGCAATTCTTATGCTGACTCTGAGGCTCCGCCGCGCTAGCTTCACCTGGGACATGGAAGTTCTAGGCGCAATTTTCGGCATGCCCATGTTCGCCTACCTTCTGCTTCGTTCGAAAATCGCGCATGCCACTGGAAAAGTTTCCTGGAAGGGAAGAATCTACGGGCCGCCTGACCCTCCAGGAAAGGATCGGATTGATATCGATTCTGATTCTGCTAAAGATCGTTCCACCGCCGAACTCCCCGATCAGGCCATCGCCGCAGGACGACTGTCATGA